The genomic DNA TTCAAGGCGCTGGTAGCCAGCACCTCCGGCACCCAGCCTGCAGGCGGCGCCGGCTGCGGTCGACCCTGCGACTCGCGCTCGGACAACGGGGCATGGTGGGCATGGCCCTCGGCGGGGTGCTCCGGGTAGCCGAGGGCCAGCGCAGCCTGCAGCTGGCGCATGGCATTGTCCGCCCCGGGCAGGTCGGCCTTGTTCACCACCAGGATGTCGGCGATCTCCAGGATGCCTGCCTTGATCGCCTGCACATCGTCCCCCATTCCAGGGGCCTCCACCACCACTGTGGTGTGCGCCGTGCTGGCTATCTCGACCTCGGCCTGACCGGCACCCACCGTCTCGATCAGAATCACCTGATACCCGGCGGCGTCCAGCGCCTGCACCGTCCCGAAGGTCGCCTGCGCCAGTCCGCCCAGGGCACCCCGGCTGGCCATGCTGCGGATAAACACGCCGGGATCTCCCGCCAGGTCGCGCATGCGGATACGGTCGCCCAGGATCGCGCCCCCGGTGAACGGGCTGCTGGGATCTATGGCGACCACGGCCAACTTGGCCGGACCCGAGCCCGCTCCCGACCGCAGTCCACAGCGCCGGATGTGTGCCGCCAACCGCGCGACCAGGGAGGACTTGCCAGAGCCCGGGGGACCCGTGATGCCAATTCGATCGGCTTTGCCGCCATGAGGGTACAGGTCCGACAGGACAGCCAGACCCGCCGGATCCTCGTCTTCAATGGCCGTCAACAAGCGGGCGAGCGCCAGTCGGTCACCCTGCAGAACAGCCGCCGCCAGGTCCATGGCCGGAACGGCCCTCAGCCGGCCGGCGGACGCTGAGCGACGGCCTGCTGGAAAGCCTCGATCACATCCACGGTGCTGGTGCCAGGCCCGAAGACGGCTACCACGCCCATGCCCTTCAGGGCCGGTACATCGTCATCCGGGATGATCCCCCCGATCAAGACGGGGACGTGGGATTGGCCCTGCTGCTTTAGGAGTTCTAATGTGCGGGGGACGAGAACCATATGGGCGCCGGACAGCACGGAAAGCCCAATGGCATCGACGTCTTCATGGAGCGCCGCCTCGGCGATCATTTCCGGCGTCTGGCGCAGCCCGGTGTAGATGACTTCCATCCCGGCGTCGCGCAGGGCGCGGGCGATGACTTTGGCTCCCCGGTCATGGCCATC from Anaerolineales bacterium includes the following:
- the meaB gene encoding methylmalonyl Co-A mutase-associated GTPase MeaB; this encodes MDLAAAVLQGDRLALARLLTAIEDEDPAGLAVLSDLYPHGGKADRIGITGPPGSGKSSLVARLAAHIRRCGLRSGAGSGPAKLAVVAIDPSSPFTGGAILGDRIRMRDLAGDPGVFIRSMASRGALGGLAQATFGTVQALDAAGYQVILIETVGAGQAEVEIASTAHTTVVVEAPGMGDDVQAIKAGILEIADILVVNKADLPGADNAMRQLQAALALGYPEHPAEGHAHHAPLSERESQGRPQPAPPAGWVPEVLATSALKDTGIPNVVEAIDRHLSYLDATGGRQALEARRAEREVEHLLQQRLAEWFHGRLAADRLDEALRRVVERQISPRQAVELLTRELAG
- a CDS encoding cobalamin B12-binding domain-containing protein, giving the protein MPTHLRVLIAKPGLDGHDRGAKVIARALRDAGMEVIYTGLRQTPEMIAEAALHEDVDAIGLSVLSGAHMVLVPRTLELLKQQGQSHVPVLIGGIIPDDDVPALKGMGVVAVFGPGTSTVDVIEAFQQAVAQRPPAG